Proteins from one Catenuloplanes atrovinosus genomic window:
- a CDS encoding carbohydrate ABC transporter permease: MRGRPSGPAPFPSRAARLWRTLGAVFVVLVFVPPLLLLVSGSLTAPGQPPPPTPRLVPNPLSTDGYARAFELGGLGRATLNSLAVAAVAVPVSVLVAAWAGFALARISRRVTALVVAASLLALMAPATALLLPRFVVFRTLGLTDTLVPLIAPALLGASPLYVLIYYLAFRGLPADLYDTCRLADLTPVQTWWRFALPGVRPVTAGLTALSFILTWSNFLDPLVYVYDRDLFTLPLALRSLSVLDPTNFPVFLAGAVVATVPPVTVFMLAQRWFPHSDDSTGRLW, translated from the coding sequence GTGCGGGGCCGACCGAGCGGCCCCGCACCGTTTCCGTCCCGGGCCGCACGGCTGTGGCGTACCCTCGGCGCGGTCTTCGTGGTGTTGGTCTTCGTGCCGCCGCTGCTACTCCTGGTGTCCGGCTCGCTGACCGCACCCGGTCAGCCGCCACCGCCGACCCCGCGGCTGGTGCCCAATCCACTGTCGACGGACGGCTACGCGCGCGCCTTCGAGCTGGGTGGGCTGGGGCGCGCCACGCTCAACTCGCTGGCGGTGGCGGCCGTGGCGGTGCCGGTGAGCGTGCTCGTCGCCGCGTGGGCGGGCTTCGCGCTGGCCCGGATCTCCCGGCGGGTGACCGCGCTCGTCGTCGCGGCCTCCCTACTGGCCCTGATGGCGCCGGCCACCGCGCTGCTGCTGCCGCGCTTCGTCGTCTTCCGCACGCTCGGGCTGACCGACACGCTCGTCCCGTTGATCGCGCCGGCTCTGCTCGGCGCGTCGCCGCTCTATGTGCTCATCTACTACCTCGCCTTCCGCGGGCTGCCGGCCGACCTGTACGACACCTGCCGGCTGGCCGACCTGACCCCGGTCCAGACCTGGTGGCGGTTCGCCCTTCCGGGGGTACGGCCGGTGACGGCCGGGCTGACCGCGCTGAGTTTCATCCTGACCTGGTCCAACTTCCTCGACCCGCTGGTCTACGTCTACGACCGCGACCTGTTCACGCTCCCGCTGGCGCTGCGGTCGCTGTCGGTTCTCGACCCGACCAACTTCCCGGTGTTCCTGGCCGGGGCGGTGGTGGCGACGGTGCCGCCGGTGACCGTGTTCATGCTGGCCCAGCGCTGGTTCCCGCACTCCGACGATTCGACGGGACGGTTGTGGTGA
- a CDS encoding ABC transporter substrate-binding protein, with the protein MRRLTALLLIALLIAAGGCAGGGDGGDTAGRVRLLVFGAPEELDAYRTLVGAYTGAHPDRQVQLVEASDRKDLVARLATSIAGGEPPELFLMNYRFYGQFAVKDVLEPLDERIAASGTIDPADYYPVAMDAFTWRGRQLCLPQNVSSLAVYYNRTLFEKHGVPLPQPGWTWNDLLTTATALTRDAQGGVIRGTESEGAAQRPAVHGLGIEPSIIRLAPFVWSNGGDIVDDPARPTRLTLDHPAAREALKNLVDLRLAYGVVPTDEEVEAEDDESRFANGRLAMLLSSRRSTTTFRSITGFEWDVAPLPVYRRPIGILHSDAYCMTRGGENKEAAWKFLEYAVSAEGQRIIAATGRTVPSHIEVSNSPAFLGPAQPPRSARVFLDAIPAVRALPTISTWPEIEDVTSGILENALYRGDRLDDVIRQLDEQTRPLFARGEHPR; encoded by the coding sequence CTGCGACGACTGACCGCGCTGCTGCTGATCGCGCTGCTGATCGCCGCCGGCGGGTGCGCGGGTGGCGGCGACGGCGGCGACACGGCGGGGCGGGTGCGCCTGCTCGTCTTCGGTGCCCCGGAGGAGCTCGACGCGTACCGGACGCTGGTCGGCGCGTACACCGGCGCCCACCCGGACCGGCAGGTGCAGCTGGTCGAGGCCAGCGATCGCAAGGATCTGGTCGCCCGGCTGGCCACGTCGATCGCCGGCGGCGAACCGCCGGAGCTGTTCCTGATGAACTACCGCTTCTACGGCCAGTTCGCGGTCAAGGACGTGCTGGAGCCGCTGGACGAGCGCATCGCCGCGTCCGGCACGATCGACCCGGCCGACTACTACCCGGTGGCGATGGACGCGTTCACCTGGCGCGGACGCCAGCTCTGCCTGCCGCAGAACGTCTCCAGCCTCGCCGTCTACTACAACCGCACGCTGTTCGAGAAGCACGGCGTGCCGCTGCCGCAGCCCGGCTGGACCTGGAACGACCTGCTGACCACCGCGACCGCGTTGACCCGTGACGCCCAGGGCGGCGTGATCCGCGGCACCGAGAGCGAGGGCGCGGCGCAACGGCCCGCCGTGCACGGTCTCGGCATCGAGCCGTCGATCATCCGGCTGGCCCCGTTCGTCTGGTCCAACGGCGGCGACATCGTCGACGATCCGGCCCGGCCCACTCGGCTCACCCTCGATCACCCGGCCGCCCGCGAGGCGCTGAAGAACCTCGTCGACCTGCGGCTGGCGTACGGGGTGGTGCCGACCGACGAGGAGGTGGAGGCCGAGGACGACGAGTCGCGGTTCGCCAACGGCCGGCTGGCGATGCTGCTGTCGTCGCGGCGCTCCACCACCACGTTCCGGTCGATCACCGGCTTCGAATGGGACGTGGCGCCGCTGCCGGTCTACCGCCGGCCGATCGGAATCCTGCACTCCGATGCCTACTGCATGACCCGCGGCGGGGAGAACAAGGAGGCCGCGTGGAAGTTCCTGGAGTACGCGGTCAGCGCCGAGGGGCAGCGGATCATCGCGGCGACCGGGCGCACCGTGCCGTCGCACATCGAGGTGTCGAACAGCCCGGCGTTCCTCGGCCCGGCACAGCCGCCGCGCAGCGCCCGGGTGTTCCTCGACGCGATCCCCGCCGTACGCGCCCTGCCCACCATCTCCACCTGGCCGGAGATCGAGGACGTCACCAGCGGCATCCTGGAGAACGCGCTCTACCGCGGCGACCGGCTGGACGACGTGATCCGGCAGCTCGACGAGCAGACCCGCCCGCTGTTCGCCCGCGGGGAACATCCGCGATGA
- a CDS encoding ABC transporter ATP-binding protein: protein MTGTGLRLAGVSAAYRRTQVLHDLDLDVRRGELLVVLGPSGAGKSTLLRVVAGLQPATSGRVLIGDRDVTALRPGRRNVSMVFQSYALFPHLTALDNITFGLEVRDVPRAVSRERAAAAAATVGCAHLLGRRPGQLSGGERQRVALARALVREPDLFLLDEPLSNLDLALRAETRGELKALHARLGVTTVHVTHDQTEALVLADRIAVLRDGRLEQLGTPEEIWRAPATLFVARFVGSPPMNVLPAVGPLAPDGALAPGRRIGFRPEAVRLGAEGTAAVVERVDLVGEDAYAYLRLADGGELIVARVPAASRPAVADPVRVTVGGADVHVFDEAGRRVGVA from the coding sequence ATGACCGGAACCGGACTGCGGCTGGCGGGCGTGTCGGCCGCGTACCGCCGCACCCAGGTGCTGCACGATCTCGACCTCGACGTGCGCCGCGGTGAGCTGCTGGTCGTCCTCGGGCCGTCCGGTGCGGGGAAGAGCACCCTGCTCCGGGTCGTGGCGGGGCTCCAGCCGGCCACCTCCGGGCGGGTGCTGATCGGCGACCGCGACGTCACCGCGCTGCGGCCCGGACGGCGCAACGTGTCGATGGTCTTCCAGTCGTACGCGCTCTTCCCGCACCTGACCGCGCTGGACAACATCACCTTCGGGCTGGAGGTGCGCGACGTGCCCCGCGCGGTGTCCCGCGAGCGGGCGGCCGCGGCGGCCGCGACCGTCGGCTGCGCGCACCTGCTCGGTCGCCGGCCCGGACAGCTGTCCGGCGGCGAACGGCAACGTGTGGCGCTGGCCCGCGCCCTGGTCCGGGAGCCCGACCTGTTCCTGCTCGACGAGCCGCTGTCCAACCTCGACCTGGCGCTGCGCGCCGAGACGCGCGGCGAGCTCAAGGCCCTGCACGCCCGACTCGGCGTCACCACCGTGCACGTCACCCACGACCAGACCGAGGCGCTGGTTCTAGCCGACCGGATCGCGGTGCTGCGCGACGGCCGGCTGGAGCAGCTCGGCACGCCCGAGGAGATCTGGCGGGCCCCGGCGACGCTGTTCGTGGCCCGGTTCGTCGGCTCCCCGCCGATGAACGTGCTCCCGGCGGTCGGCCCGCTCGCCCCGGACGGCGCGCTCGCCCCGGGCCGGCGGATCGGTTTCCGGCCGGAGGCGGTGCGGCTCGGCGCCGAGGGCACGGCCGCGGTGGTGGAGCGGGTCGACCTGGTCGGCGAGGACGCGTACGCGTACCTGCGCCTGGCCGACGGCGGTGAACTGATCGTCGCCCGGGTGCCGGCGGCGTCGCGCCCCGCCGTCGCCGACCCGGTCCGGGTCACGGTCGGTGGGGCCGACGTGCACGTCTTCGATGAGGCCGGCCGCCGGGTCGGCGTCGCGTGA